The following coding sequences lie in one Aspergillus luchuensis IFO 4308 DNA, chromosome 8, nearly complete sequence genomic window:
- the ITR2_3 gene encoding myo-inositol transporter (COG:F,P;~EggNog:ENOG410PG6B;~InterPro:IPR005829,IPR005828,IPR003663,IPR036259, IPR020846;~PFAM:PF00083,PF07690;~TransMembrane:12 (i40-69o84-104i111-131o137-159i171-193o199-220i287-307o327-348i360-380o392-412i433-453o465-483i);~go_component: GO:0016020 - membrane [Evidence IEA];~go_component: GO:0016021 - integral component of membrane [Evidence IEA];~go_function: GO:0022857 - transmembrane transporter activity [Evidence IEA];~go_process: GO:0055085 - transmembrane transport [Evidence IEA]), with protein MNLLKKTEEHELPNSDHTEVAAKDPATEVDDIEKTDAGAFVWLVASTASIGGMLFGYDTGIISAVLVYLHDDLGHFLSPSEKEMVTSLCSAGSFVGAIIAGLTADKYGRKGAMYIACVLFTVGAILQASAYSIPQMVVGRFIVGFGVGSAAMVVPAYIAEIAPTKYRGRMTGLNNVSITGGQVISYALGAAFAPVPSGWRYMVGLGAVPSLLFGALLPFCPESPRQLVYHGKHEQAAGVLQRIFHNASPEQVSAKIRLIDETVQQSRLLDQSHRRRAIVKQLHTNAAYFRALVCACGLMVIGQMSGFNVLMYYSGTLFSLVGFSNPVAVSLVVSVTNFVMTCVNMAVVDPFGRRRLLVSTVWGMGVGLLAVAVAFLYLPIDLETLEMQEKEVTTPAIVVLVFIIWFVIFYGVSIGNTAWMSTDFFPMEVRAIGSMYMTCCCWGSNLIVSSTFLSMMKGITPSGAFGFYAAICLIGWVLIILFYPEMSGLTLEEAQEVFRHGFGVKYASALRKARRNGSC; from the exons ATGAATTTGTTGAAGAAAACCGAAGAGCATGAGTTGCCCAACAGCGATCATACCGAAGTGGCAGCAAAAGATCCAGCTACAGAGGTAGACGATATCGAGAAAACCGATGCCGGCGCCTTTGTCTGGCTAGTTGCATCGACTGCTTCCATTGGAGGCATGTTATTCGGCTATGACACCGGCATCATCTCAGCTGTCCTCGTGTATTTGCACGACGACCTAGGTCATTTTCTATCCCCTAGCGAAAAGGAAATGGTTACATCCCTGTGTTCAGCTGGCTCGTTTGTCGGCGCCATAATCGCCGGCCTGACGGCCGACAAATACGGTCGAAAAGGGGCCATGTATATCGCATGTGTTCTCTTTACTGTCGGTGCCATTCTCCAAGCTTCTGCATACTCTATCCCTCAAATGGTGGTGGGTCGTTTTATTGTGGGCTTTGGTGTCGGGTCCGCAGCTATGGTTGTCCCTGCGTATATCGCCGAGATTGCACCCACCAAGTATCGTGGTCGGATGACTGGCCTCAACAATGTCAGCATCACTGGTGGCCAGGTTATAAGTTATGCTCTAGGGGCTGCGTTTGCACCGGTTCCCTCCGGATGGCGATATATGGTCGGCCTGGGTGCAGTCCCCAGCTTATTGTTCGGGGCTCTTCTGCCGTTCTGTCCAGAATCCCCCCGTCAACTGGTCTATCATGGCAAACATGAGCAAGCCGCGGGGGTACTACAGCGAATCTTTCACAATGCTTCTCCCGAGCAAGTCTCCGCTAAAATCCGGTTAATCGATGAGACGGTGCAGCAGTCTCGGCTTTTGGACCAGAGTCATCGCCGGCGGGCTATAGTGAAGCAACTGCATACGAATGCGGCATATTTCAGGGCTCTAGTGTGTGCATGTGGCTTGA TGGTTATCGGACAGATGTCTGGGTTCAACGTGCTGATGTACTACTCCGGCACCCTATTTTCACTGGTCGGCTTCTCCAACCCCGTAGCCGTGAGCCTGGTCGTCTCCGTCACGAACTTCGTCATGACATGTGTCAATATGGCCGTAGTGGACCCTTTTGGCCGTCGCCGACTGTTGGTATCTACCGTCTGGGGGATGGGTGTGGGCCTCCTGGCGGTCGCTGTCGCTTTCCTATATCTCCCTATTGACCTGGAAACACTGGAAATGCAGGAGAAAGAGGTGACCACACCAGCAATAGTGGTTCTTGTGTTCATCATCTGGTTTGTAATTTTCTACGGGGTGTCAATTGGGAATACCGCCTGGATGAGCACCGACTTCTTTCCGATGGAAGTGCGCGCAATTGGGTCCATGTATATGacctgttgctgctgggggtcCAACCTGatcgtctcctccacctttcTCTCCATGATGAAAGGCATCACTCCCTCGGGGGCTTTCGGGTTTTATGCGGCTATTTGTCTTATCGGCTGGGTGTTGATCATACTTTTCTATCCGGAAATGTCTGGTCTTACTCTGGAGGAGGCGCAGGAGGTTTTCCGCCACGGATTTGGAGTCAAGTACGCCTCTGCATTGCGAAAGGCCAGGCGTAATGGCAGCTGTTAG
- a CDS encoding FMN-binding negative transcriptional regulator (COG:K;~EggNog:ENOG410PM5K;~InterPro:IPR012349,IPR007396;~PFAM:PF04299): MYLRAIHAESHIPTLRQFIRDNPLGTLTTAIASTEYPLLQASHIPWVLDVADNSSECELGVLRGHIARQNPQAKALIESATSMIPEGKEGGVQLENEVLVLFTGTFHHYVTPKFYTDTKPATGKVVPTWNYSAVQAYGKATVYFDRGVESTEYLSRQISDLSQHAESSLMGYTGGDEKPSPWKVSDAPARYIEIMQKNIIGIRVDITRLGGKFKMSQEMGEKDREGVIEGFRSLGTEAGTEIANIVAERQDFMKAK, encoded by the coding sequence atgTATCTCCGAGCGATCCACGCCGAATCCCACATTCCCACCCTCCGTCAGTTTATTAGGGATAACCCTCTCGGAACCCTTACCACTGCAATCGCGTCCACGGAGTATCCGCTTCTGCAAGCAAGCCATATCCCATGGGTTCTCGATGTGGCAGATAATTCAAGCGAGTGCGAACTCGGTGTTCTGCGAGGGCATATCGCCCGGCAGAACCCTCAAGCGAAAGCCTTGATCGAGTCGGCTACTTCTATGATCCCcgaggggaaagagggtgGAGTACAGCTTGAAAATGAAGTTCTAGTATTATTCACTGGAACTTTCCATCACTATGTGACGCCAAAATTCTACACGGACACGAAGCCCGCGACAGGCAAAGTGGTGCCGACGTGGAACTATTCTGCCGTGCAAGCATACGGAAAAGCAACAGTATACTTTGATCGTGGTGTCGAatctacggagtatctaTCTCGCCAGATTAGCGATCTCTCCCAGCATGCCGAATCCTCGCTCATGGGATATACTGGAGGCGACGAGAAGCCAAGTCCCTGGAAAGTGTCCGACGCCCCCGCCCGTTACATCGAAATTATGCAGAAGAATATCATCGGCATTAGGGTTGACATCACCCGCCTTGGTGGGAAGTTTAAGATGAGCCAGGAAATGGGCGAGAAGGATCGCGAGGGAGTCATTGAAGGATTCCGGAGCCTAGGAACGGAGGCTGGTACGGAGATTGCCAACATAGTGGCCGAGAGACAGGACTTTATGAAAGCCAAATAG
- the RPL26A gene encoding 60S ribosomal protein uL24 (BUSCO:EOG09265DAV;~COG:J;~EggNog:ENOG410PPNW;~InterPro:IPR005756,IPR041988,IPR008991,IPR005825, IPR005824,IPR014722;~PFAM:PF00467,PF16906;~go_component: GO:0005840 - ribosome [Evidence IEA];~go_component: GO:0015934 - large ribosomal subunit [Evidence IEA];~go_function: GO:0003723 - RNA binding [Evidence IEA];~go_function: GO:0003735 - structural constituent of ribosome [Evidence IEA];~go_process: GO:0006412 - translation [Evidence IEA]) → MAVRNSSLASSRRKSRAAHFNAPSSERRVILSAPLSSELRAKYNVRSMPIRKDDEVMVVRGSNKGREGKVTSVYRLKWAIHVERISRDKSNGQSVPIPLHPSKVVIKKLHLDKDREAILERVGKGREAVKAKSA, encoded by the exons ATGGCTGTCAGGAACTCCA GTCTCGCCTCTTCTCGCCGCAAGTCGCGCGCCGCCCACTTCAACGCCCCCTCCAGCGAGCGCCGCGTTATCCTCTCTGCTCCTCTCTCGAGCGAGCTCCGCGCCAAGTACAAT GTCCGCTCCATGCCCATCCGCAAGGACGACGAG GTCATGGTCGTCCGTGGCAGCAACAAGGGCCGTGAGGGCAAGGTCACCAGCGTCTACCGCCTGAAGTGGGCCATCCACGTCGAGCGCATCAGCCGCGACAAGAGCAACGGCCAGAGCGTCCccattcccctccacccctccaAGGTCGTCATCAAGAAGCTCCACCTCGACAAGGACCGTGAGGCCATCCTTGAGCGTGTTGGCAAGGGTCGTgaggccgtcaaggccaAGTCCGCTTAA
- a CDS encoding uncharacterized protein (COG:S;~EggNog:ENOG410PN8G;~InterPro:IPR021858): protein MHYFVNQLAPWLDLYDTESYFATIVPQRARTCPPLLNAIFTTSAKHLSRVKMYHARGQSKYDGKIIANLTAETAIHYHNHCIEHLISLPESLPEIEKENLLAAAIILRFYEEVDAPSIAEDMENAVSGIQVFLNIHTMSTSPDSGNLHAAYWVILRQEALTAFAKQRPFRIPLGPCLSYRSFEPADDFVWTNRLVIHLADVLQFCFGVNEKLSTAAQQRLSPQKTTSESSTANTDMSLSERLARYDKLVAFGTYWEEHKPPSFVPIYARDPDCLRGEVFPEIWFLGSCHAVGIQHLELARILLTVYNPKVVRLGLNRQATLLSIDHEVKTIVLRLCGIATTHRSVVPALLTACIAIAMCGDRFTDHSQQEALLSILVELEEEHAWPTKATQIQLKDVWGWKDG from the exons ATGCATTATTTTGTTAATCAATTGGCTCCCTGG CTCGACCTCTACGATACTGAGAGCTACTTCGCAACGATTGTTCCACAGCGGGCGCGGACATGCCCTCCTCTCCTAAATGCAATTTTCACTACCTCTGCCAAACACCTGAGTCGTGTGAAAATGTATCATGCTCGTGGACAATCCAAATACGACGGAAAAATAATCGCCAACTTGACAGCTGAGACAGCCATCCACTACCATAACCATTGTATTGAGCATTTGATTTCGTTGCCGGAGAGCCTACCggagatagagaaagaaaatctaCTTGCTGCGGCAATTATTCTTCGTTTCTACGAGGAGGTGGACG CTCCATCCATAGCAGAGGACATGGAAAATGCAGTCAGTGGCATCCAGGTTTTTCTCAATATTCACACCATGTCAACTTCTCCAGATAGTGGGAACCTCCATGCCGCATATTGGGTAATACTACGTCAGGAGGCACTTACTGCCTTTGCAAAACAACGCCCCTTTCGGATTCCGCTGGGTCCGTGTTTGTCTTATCGGTCTTTTGAGCCCGCAGATGACTTTGTATGGACTAACAGGCTTGTGATTCACCTTGCCGATGTGCTGCAGTTCTGCTTTGGGGTGAATGAGAAGCTCTCAACTGCGGCCCAGCAAAGACTATCACCTCAGAAAACCACATCGGAATCAAGCACTGCCAACACGGATATGTCACTTTCTGAGCGTCTTGCTCGCTATGACAAGCTAGTCGCTTTTGGTACATACTGGGAAGAGCACAAGCCTCCTTCGTTCGTGCCGATCTACGCTCGAGACCCAGACTGTTTACGCGGAGAGGTCTTTCCAGAAATTTGGTTCCTTGGAAGCTGCCATGCGGTTGGAATCCAACATTTGGAACTCGCGAGGATCCTACTCACTGTCTATAACCCGAAAGTTGTGCGCTTGGGATTAAACCGGCAAGCAACATTGCTTTCGATTGATCACGAAGTCAAAACGATAGTATTGAGACTCTGCGGCATAGCTACCACACATCGAAGTGTGGTTCCTGCACTTCTTACAGCATGTATAGCAATTGCCATGTGTGGGGATCGCTTCACAGACCACTCACAGCAAGAGGCTCTTCTGAGTATTTTAGTCGAgctcgaagaagagcatgCATGGCCGACAAAAGCTACACAGATACAGCTGAAAGATGTCTGGGGATGGAAGGATGGGTGA
- a CDS encoding prolyl hydroxylase family protein (COG:S;~EggNog:ENOG410PGJF;~InterPro:IPR006620,IPR005123;~PFAM:PF13640;~go_function: GO:0005506 - iron ion binding [Evidence IEA];~go_function: GO:0016491 - oxidoreductase activity [Evidence IEA];~go_function: GO:0016705 - oxidoreductase activity, acting on paired donors, with incorporation or reduction of molecular oxygen [Evidence IEA];~go_function: GO:0031418 - L-ascorbic acid binding [Evidence IEA];~go_process: GO:0055114 - oxidation-reduction process [Evidence IEA]) — MAKSKAAKRKRNAQADLPQKVPKAASTVLTPPPDGASREPKNLSTVVPDEDLEITVETLTTLTQYPSLTKSKACKDLRVAVYEFRQACTTGVNNAEGANLTARITGALADKRYLEAKILLAEMRIRGEQPKIGALCRWVRDLDVVSGLSTQPEAREKASLERTPQDLELLGVLDAILRVSTPIDLRSNAVDSTDPIAFQSIWDLRPQTTPLQVYASVLDKSILNEAPKDPAAIRIIETTPGPLRKPPNHHPAILYTTLPNAVPLDPVSPSITYHPHPAVPGLGLALNVLTPSECKAIIAAGESVNFLPDVPMREDGDMSILAHNFYWVIDTTFHDMLWARISKYVPQSINGRLVRGINRRFRVYRYVPGAEYRCHIDGAWPPSGILPDDTYVYDASPEDKKQSSMYTFLLYLNDEFEGGETTFFMPAAREGTLNAYPVRPVMGAVAIFPHGEANGALLHEGTGVRKGAKYIIRTDVEYDVKPSEE, encoded by the exons ATGGCCAAGTCAAAAGCTgccaagcgcaagcgcaacGCCCAAGCCGATCTCCCGCAAAAGGTCCCCAAGGCTGCATCCACGGTCCTCACTCCCCCTCCCGATGGCGCCAGTCGAGAGCCGAAAAACCTCAGCACCGTCGTCCCCGACGAGGACCTCGAAATCACCGTTGAGACGCTCACGACCTTGACTCAGTACCCCAGTCTGACCAAGTCGAAAGCATGCAAGGATCTCCGGGTGGCGGTCTACGAGTTCCGTCAAGCCTGTACGACGGGCGTTAACAATGCCG AGGGCGCGAACCTGACCGCACGAATCACCGGCGCCCTGGCCGACAAGCGATACCTGGAAGCAAAGATCCTGCTTGCCGAGATGAGAATCCGGGGTGAACAACCCAAAATCGGAGCCTTGTGTCGCTGGGTACGAGATCTCGACGTCGTCAGCGGCCTCTCCACCCAACCCGAAGCCCGCGAGAAGGCCTCCCTTGAGCGCACCCCTCAGGACCTGGAACTCCTCGGCGTTTTGGATGCCATCCTACGTGTCAGCACTCCCATCGACCTCAGATCGAATGCAGTCGACTCTACCGATCCCATCGCCTTCCAGTCCATCTGGGACCTCCGTCCCCAGACCACACCCCTTCAAGTATATGCCTCCGTCCTCGATAAATCGATCTTGAACGAAGCTCCGAAAGACCCCGCTGCCATTCGTATTATCGAAACGACGCCTGGCCCCCTCCGCAAACCTCCGAACCATCACCCCGCTATTCTCTATACTACACTTCCCAACGCCGTCCCGCTGGACCCCGTTAGCCCATCGATCACATACCATCCCCACCCCGCAGTCCCAGGCCTCGGACTGGCCTTGAACGTTCTCACCCCGTCAGAATGCAAAGCCATTATCGCCGCCGGCGAATCCGTGAACTTCCTGCCCGACGTCCCCATGCGCGAAGACGGCGACATGAGCATCCTCGCCCACAACTTCTACTGGGTGATTGACACCACATTCCACGACATGCTCTGGGCACGTATATCCAAGTACGTCCCGCAATCTATCAACGGTCGTCTCGTTCGCGGTATCAACCGTCGTTTCCGGGTATACCGATACGTCCCTGGTGCCGAGTACCGGTGTCACATTGACGGCGCTTGGCCGCCGTCGGGTATCCTTCCCGATGATACATATGTGTATGATGCCTCGCCGGAGGATAAGAAGCAGAGCTCCATGTATaccttcctcctctatcTCAATGATGAGTTCGAGGGCGGTGAGACAACTTTTTTCATGCCGGCCGCGAGGGAAGGGACGCTAAATGCATACCCCGTGCGCCCTGTCATGGGAGCCGTTGCCATTTTCCCACACGGAGAGGCGAACGGGGCATTATTGCATGAGGGCACGGGAGTGAGGAAGGGAGCGAAGTATATCATTCGGACGGATGTGGAGTATGACGTTAAGCCTAGCGAGGAGTAA
- a CDS encoding cytochrome P450 (COG:Q;~EggNog:ENOG410PUIW;~InterPro:IPR001128,IPR017972,IPR002401,IPR036396;~PFAM:PF00067;~TransMembrane:2 (o6-25i37-56o);~go_function: GO:0005506 - iron ion binding [Evidence IEA];~go_function: GO:0016705 - oxidoreductase activity, acting on paired donors, with incorporation or reduction of molecular oxygen [Evidence IEA];~go_function: GO:0020037 - heme binding [Evidence IEA];~go_process: GO:0055114 - oxidation-reduction process [Evidence IEA]): MYTLELLTGAFILSLYLLKLIWDYFRDAKGLRRYPNYNLLCGISNLGWCLVTWRGGIRSKSLSEMHKKYPVIRIGPNSLSYGEPDALKDIYGHGTKCVKDVFYQTEADTHFNLGNVIDKQDHTRKRKMLSGAFAMKNVQQWEFRVAEKVMHFVEACDKHCTEPLSKTAQQPDPRDTTFDFRAWSNFFTIDAILDIALSEKLGLLRAGSDLVTAQTVDGVQYQVPFRECLHASKIAHTRIAYADKWYGFNSKYTTRILPSHRKLWKLSQGWGDFVNYQATKRMARTTQGEKLDDFFQYLMDDKDGNPRNLEWGEIASEVAVLLDAGSATTAIALNNVLFWLLRTPRCLTNLREEVDAVLDPDTAVAPYEKVKSLPYLRACLDESLRITPPFSYNLPRRTPPEGATILGTFVPGSTSVSMSSFVAHHDERIFADPEAFVPERWLGEESRQLQSSFVPFSSGARACIGRNLTYLEQSVMLATVVHRYDFALPHAQWEQDRVEVTNLLPGPLPLKVWRRELV; this comes from the coding sequence ATGTACACTCTAGAGCTTCTTACCGGAGCGTTCATTCTCTCCCTGTACTTGCTCAAGCTTATCTGGGACTACTTCCGCGATGCAAAAGGCCTACGAAGATACCCGAACTACAACCTCCTCTGCGGCATCTCCAACCTTGGCTGGTGTCTAGTGACCTGGCGGGGAGGGATCCGATCGAAGTCCCTCAGCGAGATGCATAAGAAATACCCTGTCATCCGCATTGGTCCAAATTCGCTTTCTTACGGGGAACCAGATGCCCTCAAAGACATCTACGGCCACGGCACCAAATGCGTCAAAGACGTGTTCTACCAAACCGAAGCTGATACGCACTTCAACCTGGGAAACGTCATTGATAAGCAGGACCATACGCGGAAACGAAAGATGCTGTCTGGGGCGTTTGCAATGAAAAACGTGCAGCAGTGGGAATTTAGAGTGGCGGAGAAAGTGATGCATTTTGTTGAAGCCTGTGACAAGCATTGCACGGAGCCGTTGTCCAAAACAGCTCAGCAACCTGATCCGAGAGATACGACATTCGACTTCCGCGCGTGGTCAAACTTCTTTACGATTGATGCAATTCTTGATATTGCCCTGTCGGAGAAACTGGGGTTACTTCGAGCTGGAAGTGACCTTGTGACTGCTCAGACGGTGGATGGGGTTCAATATCAAGTGCCATTCCGGGAATGTTTGCACGCATCCAAGATAGCACACACCCGAATCGCCTATGCGGATAAGTGGTATGGGTTCAACAGCAAGTACACGACACGGATCCTACCGTCCCACCGGAAGCTGTGGAAGCTGAGCCAAGGATGGGGCGATTTCGTGAACTACCAAGCGACCAAACGCATGGCTCGCACGACTCAAGGCGAGAAGTTGGATGACTTTTTCCAGTACCTGATGGATGATAAGGATGGAAACCCTCGGAACCTCGAATGGGGGGAGATTGCGTCCGAGGTAGCAGTCTTGTTGGACGCTGGCTCTGCGACCACAGCCATTGCATTGAACAATGTGCTATTCTGGCTGCTGCGAACACCGAGATGTCTGACTAACCTCCGGGAAGAAGTGGACGCTGTCCTCGATCCAGACACCGCGGTAGCACCGTACGAGAAAGTGAAAAGCCTCCCATATCTGCGAGCATGTCTGGATGAAAGCCTTCGCATTACTCCCCCTTTCTCATACAATCTGCCGCGGCGCACCCCACCGGAAGGGGCTACGATATTGGGAACCTTTGTCCCCGGCAGCACATCGGTTTCAATGTCATCGTTTGTTGCACACCATGACGAGCGCATCTTTGCAGACCCCGAAGCCTTCGTGCCTGAGCGCTggcttggggaggagagtcgACAGCTGCAATCGTCTTTTGTGCCTTTCAGTAGTGGTGCAAGAGCGTGTATTGGACGGAATCTCACATATCTGGAGCAAAGCGTTATGCTTGCGACTGTTGTGCATCGATATGATTTTGCTCTGCCGCATGCGCAGTGGGAACAGGATCGGGTTGAAGTTACGAATCTACTGCCAGGACCGTTGCCTCTCAAAGTATGGAGGAGAGAGTTAGTATAG
- a CDS encoding SGNH/GDSL hydrolase family protein (COG:I;~EggNog:ENOG410PMS4;~InterPro:IPR013830,IPR036514;~PFAM:PF00657,PF13472) produces the protein MTEHVSPTEDQALHQPYGQFILFGDSLTEMSSSQDYGFGFHAALQHDYSRRLDVINRGFSGYNTSHALKTIFFGCNDACLPGNYQHIPLDIYRENLREIIQHPVVKAQNPRILILTPPPVNEYQLEAFDASEGVPHPSRTANQTRKYAGAASDVALSLGVPIADLWTAFMEAVEWREGDPLIGSREVPNHESFQQYFTDGT, from the exons ATGACCGAACACGTTTCCCCTACTGAGGACCAGGCCTTGCACCAGCCGTATGGTCAATTCATTCTGTTTGGAGATTCTCTGACGGAGATGTCGTCTAGCCAGGACTACGGGTTTGGGTTTCACGCAGCACTACAGCATG ACTATAGTCGTCGTCTAGATGTGATTAACCGCGGGTTTTC TGGTTACAACACCTCACACGCCCTTAAG ACAATCTTTTTCGGTTGCAACGATGCGTGTCTCCCTGGAAACTACCAGCACATTCCCCTAGACATTTACCGCGAGAATTTGAGAGAAATCATTCAACACCCTGTTGTAAAGGCCCAAAACCCCAGAATCCTTATCCTCACCCCACCTCCGGTCAACGAGTACCAACTGGAGGCCTTTGACGCTTCCGAAGGCGTACCTCACCCTAGCAGAACCGCAAACCAGACGAGAAAATATGCGGGTGCTGCCAGCGATGTTGCGTTGTCGTTGGGGGTTCCTATTGCCGATCTCTGGACGGCATTCATGGAAGCTGTCgaatggagagaaggagatccTCTTATAGGCTCCAGAGAAGTTCCTAATCACGAGTCGTTCCAGCAATATTTCACTGATGGTACATGA